The Oleidesulfovibrio alaskensis DSM 16109 DNA window AAAAATCCCCTGCACCGGCACGCGGTGCAGGGGATTGCGGCATTGCTGCCGCACGTCATATTTCGGTTATTATCCGATCCTGAGGCCAGCGGGATTTGGGTGTCACCGCATTGAAATCATCAGCGGCACTAAACCCCAGAGCCACAATGACCGAGGGCTTGTACCCTTTCTCCGTCAATCCCAGCTCTTTTTCCAGCACTTCGTGATCAAAGCCTTCCATGGGGCATGCGTGTATGCCCAGATGTGCCGCACCGGACAACAGATTACCAAGGGCGATAAACGTCTGCTTCTCCATCCAGTGAAAAGCGTCCTGCAACTCGTTACGGTGCAGCATGGCAAAAAACTCACGGCCTTTTCTGTTGGCGGCCTTCGTTTCTTCAGAAGGAAAACGACCGTCCCGCTCTTCCTGCTCAAGCACCTGTGTGGTGTATTCCGTGTCGATATCCGTTTTTGTGCACAGCACCACAACATGAGAAGCATCGCAGATTTTTGATGCGTTAAATGCGTAAACCCCGTGTGCTGCCTTTGCCACGCGCTGCCTGCCTTCATCCGTACCGGCAATGACAAAATGCCACGGCTGAGAGTTGGTCGAAGAAGGACTGAGTTGCAGAATATCCTTCACCGCCTGCACGGTTTCGGCGTCCAGCCTGCGGTCCGGATCAAACTTTTTTGTGGTGTATCTGGTGGTAAGAGCTTCAATATAGCTATGCATGACTGCCTCCCTGCGATGGTCTGCGGTTCCTGAAGTTACGATGTAATAATGGCCGGTCATGCGCCTGAAGTAAAATTACTATTTACAGCCGCTTTAATTAATCTTGCTAATGTATAGCCGCACATTCTCCCGCCGCGGAATTCTACCCCACTTGCCGCATTGCGCCCGGATGTGTATCCACAACGCACCGGCCCGTTTTCATTTCAGCCGAGGAGTAACCACCATGCCGCTGTCCAAGCCACGCCGCGCCGCTTCCCCGGGCAGGCTTGACGCTCTTGATGCACTGCGCGCCGTTGCCATTGTCATGGTGGTCTGTATTCATG harbors:
- a CDS encoding oxygen-insensitive NAD(P)H-dependent nitroreductase NfsB; the protein is MHSYIEALTTRYTTKKFDPDRRLDAETVQAVKDILQLSPSSTNSQPWHFVIAGTDEGRQRVAKAAHGVYAFNASKICDASHVVVLCTKTDIDTEYTTQVLEQEERDGRFPSEETKAANRKGREFFAMLHRNELQDAFHWMEKQTFIALGNLLSGAAHLGIHACPMEGFDHEVLEKELGLTEKGYKPSVIVALGFSAADDFNAVTPKSRWPQDRIITEI